The following are encoded together in the Balaenoptera acutorostrata chromosome 9, mBalAcu1.1, whole genome shotgun sequence genome:
- the TPBGL gene encoding trophoblast glycoprotein-like, with product MAPRAGQPEHWGPLLPGLLLVAAALSRPAAPCPFQCYCFGGPKLMLRCASGAELRQPPRDVPPDARNLTIVGANLTVLRAAAFAGGDADGEKAEAEAAGGVRLPLLTALRLTHNNIEMVEDGAFDGLPSLAALDLSHNPLRALGGDAFRGLPALRSLQLNHALARGGPALLAALDAALAPLDELRLLGLSGNALSRLPSAALRRPRLEQLDARLNALAGLGPDELRALERDGDLPAPRLLLADNPLRCGCAARPLLAWLRNATERVPDARRLRCASPRALYDRPFLDLDEAGLRCAEGDADGRGEEVELAGPELEASYVFFGLVLALIGLIFLMVLYLNRRGIQRWMRNLREACRDQMEGYHYRYEQDADPRRAPAPAAPAGSGATSPGSGL from the coding sequence ATGGCCCCGCGCGCGGGACAGCCGGAGCACTGGGGCCCGCTGCTGCCGGGGCTGCTGCTCGTGGCGGCGGCGCTGAGCCGACCCGCCGCGCCCTGTCCCTTCCAGTGCTACTGCTTCGGCGGCCCCAAGCTGATGTTGCGCTGCGCGTCGGGCGCCGAGCTCCGGCAGCCGCCGCGGGACGTGCCACCCGACGCGCGCAACCTCACCATCGTGGGCGCCAACCTGACTGTGCTGCGCGCGGCCGCCTTCGCCGGCGGGGACGCGGACGGGGAGaaggcggaggcggaggcggcggGCGGCGTGCGCCTGCCGCTCCTGACCGCTCTGCGCCTCACGCACAACAACATCGAGATGGTGGAGGACGGCGCCTTCGACGGGCTGCCCAGCCTGGCGGCGCTCGACCTGAGCCACAACCCGCTGCGCGCCCTGGGCGGCGACGCCTTCCGCGGGCTGCCCGCGCTGCGCTCGCTGCAGCTTAACCACGCGCTGGCGCGGGGCGGCCCCGCGCTGTTGGCCGCGCTGGACGCCGCGCTCGCCCCGCTCGACGAGCTGCGCCTCCTGGGCCTGTCGGGCAACGCGCTTAGCCGCTTGCCGTCCGCCGCGCTGCGCCGGCCGCGCCTGGAGCAGCTGGACGCGCGCCTCAACGCGTTGGCCGGCCTGGGCCCCGACGAGCTGCGCGCGCTCGAGCGCGATGGCGACCTCCCCGCGCCGCGCCTGCTGCTCGCCGACAACCCCCTGCGTTGCGGCTGCGCTGCGCGCCCCCTGCTGGCCTGGCTGCGCAACGCCACGGAGCGCGTACCCGACGCGCGGCGCCTGCGCTGCGCCTCCCCGCGGGCGCTGTACGACCGGCCTTTCCTGGACCTGGACGAGGCGGGGCTGCGCTGCGCCGAAGGCGACGCCGACGGTCGCGGGGAAGAAGTGGAACTTGCCGGCCCAGAGCTGGAAGCCTCCTACGTCTTCTTCGGGCTGGTTCTGGCGCTCATCGGCCTCATCTTCCTAATGGTGCTCTACCTAAACCGCCGTGGCATCCAGCGCTGGATGCGCAACTTGCGCGAGGCGTGCCGGGACCAGATGGAGGGCTACCACTACCGCTACGAGCAGGACGCAGACCCGCGCCGCGCTCCCGCCCCGGCCGCCCCCGCCGGTTCTGGGGCCACTTCCCCCGGTTCGGGCCTCTGA